A single Agrococcus sp. ARC_14 DNA region contains:
- the ruvC gene encoding crossover junction endodeoxyribonuclease RuvC codes for MAASVRVLGVDPGLTRCGVGVVDVVHRTPTLVHVEVLRSDAQEPIEQRLLRIARGVEAAIDAHRPDAIALERVFAQSNLRSVMGVAQISGIVLRAAAERGIPISLLTPTEVKAAVTGYGAADKRQVGEMVRRLLRLEAAPKPADAADALAIAIAEGWRAHIPRAGATSGPSSGAASAVTPAQRAWAAAESAARSGRTGRR; via the coding sequence ATGGCGGCGTCGGTGCGCGTGCTCGGCGTCGATCCCGGTCTGACCCGCTGTGGCGTCGGCGTGGTCGATGTCGTGCACCGCACGCCGACCCTCGTGCACGTCGAGGTGCTGCGCTCCGACGCCCAGGAGCCCATCGAGCAGCGGCTGCTGCGGATCGCGCGCGGCGTCGAGGCCGCGATCGACGCACACCGCCCCGACGCGATCGCGCTCGAGCGCGTGTTCGCGCAGTCGAACCTGCGGAGCGTCATGGGTGTCGCGCAGATCTCCGGCATCGTGCTGCGCGCCGCGGCCGAGCGCGGCATCCCGATCTCGCTGCTGACTCCCACGGAGGTGAAGGCGGCGGTGACGGGCTACGGCGCCGCCGACAAGCGGCAGGTGGGTGAGATGGTGCGCCGGCTGCTGCGGCTCGAGGCCGCCCCGAAGCCCGCGGACGCCGCCGACGCGCTCGCGATCGCGATCGCGGAGGGCTGGAGGGCACACATCCCGCGCGCGGGTGCCACGTCCGGGCCGTCGTCGGGTGCGGCGAGCGCCGTCACTCCGGCGCAGCGAGCCTGGGCAGCCGCTGAGTCGGCGGCGCGCTCCGGCCGCACAGGGCGGCGCTGA
- the ruvA gene encoding Holliday junction branch migration protein RuvA produces the protein MISRLDGTVLSARGQRLVIGVAGIGYAVAVTPQCSLAASVGTQIALHTHLVVREDELSLYGFETEAELAAFELLIGVSGVGPKSALGVLAHLSPDDLARAVEAEQEQAFKAVSGIGPKTAKLLILQLSGKLAAPAAQSTAKGSDARADVLTALTGLGWQERTAADAIERAAIAAPEAVGSTGSLLRAALAILGPAART, from the coding sequence GTGATCTCCAGGCTCGACGGCACCGTGCTCTCCGCTCGCGGACAGCGGCTCGTCATCGGCGTGGCCGGCATCGGCTACGCCGTCGCCGTCACGCCCCAGTGCTCACTCGCGGCCAGCGTCGGCACGCAGATCGCGCTGCACACGCACCTCGTCGTCCGCGAGGACGAGCTCTCGCTCTACGGCTTCGAGACCGAGGCAGAGCTCGCGGCGTTCGAGCTGCTCATCGGGGTCTCCGGCGTCGGCCCGAAGTCGGCGCTCGGCGTGCTCGCCCACCTCTCGCCCGACGATCTCGCCCGCGCCGTCGAGGCGGAGCAGGAGCAGGCGTTCAAGGCCGTCAGCGGCATCGGCCCCAAGACGGCGAAGCTGCTCATCCTGCAGCTGAGCGGCAAGCTCGCCGCGCCCGCTGCGCAGTCGACGGCGAAGGGGTCGGATGCCAGGGCCGACGTGCTCACGGCCCTCACGGGGCTCGGGTGGCAGGAGCGCACCGCTGCCGACGCCATCGAGCGCGCGGCCATCGCGGCACCGGAGGCCGTCGGGTCGACGGGCTCGCTGCTGCGCGCCGCGCTGGCGATCCTGGGGCCGGCGGCGCGCACGTGA
- the ruvB gene encoding Holliday junction branch migration DNA helicase RuvB, with amino-acid sequence MSDPLVDPAATPDELAFEGALRPTTLADFVGQPKVKGQLAVLLQAARLQDRAPDHILLAGPPGLGKTTLATIIGNETGRPIRYSSGPAIQHAGDLAAVLSALVPGEVLFIDEIHRMSRSAEEMLYLAMEDFRIDIMVGKGAGAASIPLELAPFTLVGATTRSGMLPAPLRDRFGFTAHLEFYETDDLELVLRRSSRLMELGIEPAALAELAGRSRGTPRIANRLLRRVRDWLLVHAGSSDLEGVRAALELYDVDEAGLDRIDRAVLHAIAHRFSGGPVGLSTLAAAVGEEADTIESVVEPFLVREGLIGRTPRGRIATPSGMRHVRADSQDATLDGV; translated from the coding sequence GTGAGCGATCCGCTGGTCGACCCGGCAGCGACCCCTGACGAGCTGGCGTTCGAGGGTGCGCTGCGCCCGACCACCCTCGCCGACTTCGTGGGCCAGCCCAAGGTCAAGGGGCAGCTCGCAGTGCTGCTGCAGGCCGCCAGGCTGCAGGACCGCGCACCCGACCACATCCTGCTCGCCGGCCCTCCGGGACTCGGCAAGACCACCCTCGCGACGATCATCGGCAACGAGACCGGGCGGCCCATCCGCTACTCCTCGGGCCCCGCCATCCAGCACGCAGGCGATCTCGCGGCCGTGCTCTCGGCGCTCGTGCCCGGCGAGGTGCTCTTCATCGACGAGATCCACCGGATGTCGCGCTCCGCCGAGGAGATGCTCTACCTCGCGATGGAGGACTTCCGGATCGACATCATGGTGGGCAAGGGCGCGGGCGCCGCCTCGATCCCGCTCGAGCTCGCTCCGTTCACGCTCGTTGGCGCGACCACGCGCTCCGGCATGCTGCCAGCTCCCCTGCGCGATCGCTTCGGGTTCACGGCGCATCTCGAGTTCTACGAGACCGACGACCTCGAGCTCGTGCTGAGGCGCTCATCCCGGCTCATGGAGCTCGGCATCGAGCCTGCCGCGCTGGCGGAGCTCGCCGGGCGCTCGCGCGGCACCCCGCGCATCGCCAACCGGCTGCTGCGGCGCGTGCGCGACTGGCTGCTCGTGCACGCCGGCTCGAGCGACCTCGAAGGCGTCCGCGCGGCGCTCGAGCTCTACGACGTCGACGAGGCAGGCCTCGACCGCATCGACCGCGCCGTGCTCCACGCGATCGCGCACCGCTTCAGCGGCGGCCCCGTCGGGCTGTCGACCCTCGCAGCGGCGGTGGGGGAGGAGGCCGACACGATCGAGTCGGTCGTGGAGCCCTTCCTGGTGCGCGAAGGGCTCATCGGCCGTACCCCCCGCGGTCGCATCGCGACGCCGTCGGGGATGCGTCACGTGCGGGCGGACAGTCAGGACGCCACGCTCGACGGGGTATGA
- the yajC gene encoding preprotein translocase subunit YajC, with product MDPLTIIMLLVLAAMIFFMFRSNKKRKAQAAELQDQMVPGAEVMTNFGLYGELREIDEERNEALIEIAPGTIVRVHRQTLARVVDDQQELVEDSTADEAGDADEQRDRA from the coding sequence ATGGACCCGCTGACAATCATCATGCTGCTCGTCCTGGCAGCGATGATCTTCTTCATGTTCCGCAGCAACAAGAAGCGCAAGGCTCAGGCAGCCGAGCTGCAGGACCAGATGGTCCCCGGTGCTGAGGTGATGACGAACTTCGGCCTCTACGGCGAGCTGCGCGAGATCGACGAGGAGCGCAACGAGGCTCTCATCGAGATCGCCCCGGGCACGATCGTGCGCGTCCACCGCCAGACGCTGGCGCGCGTGGTCGACGACCAGCAGGAGCTCGTGGAGGACTCGACTGCCGACGAGGCTGGCGACGCTGACGAGCAGCGCGACCGCGCCTGA
- the secD gene encoding protein translocase subunit SecD: protein MAKARTRGARALVWLVVLIAGLTGANFAAVQWGGGSWAPQLALDLEGGTQIVLEPRLAEGASVSQEQLDQAVAIIRQRVDASGISETEITTQGGSNIVVALPGEPDAATMQRIQASAKMEFRPVLAAAAANAPGTTPTPTPIDPEAEAPGTPENPWDQAWITPELQAEFDAFMCENVDPTVVADPDQPLITCSADDSARYILGPVSVDGANIDDATVSAATNSQGQATGGWGVNLELNGEGPANFEAVTRAITNLPEPQNQFAVVLDAAVLMPITSNAIITDGNAQITGGFGQEDAQSLADQLRFGALPVSFQVQSNETISPTLGASQLQAGLIAGLIGLLLVIGYSVFQYRALGVVVIFSLAVAAVLSYLVVTFLSSTEGYRLSLAGIAGLVISIGITADSFIVYFERIRDELREGKHLTTALETGWKRAFRTILVSDAVSFLAAVILFLLSVGNVRGFAYTLGITTFIDIIVVALFTHPLLRVLSRTRFFSSGHPLSGLDPQALGAVYRGRAKFREPAFAGKGATSAKEAQRRQTIAERKAADATTGKES from the coding sequence GTGGCAAAGGCTCGTACTCGGGGCGCGCGCGCCCTCGTCTGGCTGGTCGTGCTCATCGCCGGCCTGACCGGCGCAAACTTCGCTGCCGTGCAGTGGGGCGGCGGCTCTTGGGCGCCACAGCTGGCGCTCGACCTCGAGGGCGGCACGCAGATCGTCCTCGAGCCGCGACTGGCTGAGGGCGCATCCGTCTCGCAGGAGCAGCTCGATCAGGCCGTGGCGATCATCCGCCAGCGCGTCGATGCCTCCGGCATCTCCGAGACCGAGATCACGACACAGGGCGGCAGCAACATCGTCGTCGCCCTCCCCGGCGAGCCCGACGCGGCCACGATGCAGCGCATCCAGGCCAGCGCCAAGATGGAGTTCCGGCCCGTGCTGGCCGCCGCCGCCGCGAACGCGCCGGGCACGACGCCCACGCCGACACCGATCGACCCGGAGGCTGAGGCGCCCGGCACCCCCGAGAACCCCTGGGATCAGGCGTGGATCACGCCGGAGCTGCAGGCCGAGTTCGACGCCTTCATGTGCGAGAACGTCGACCCGACGGTGGTCGCCGACCCGGACCAGCCCCTGATCACGTGCAGCGCTGACGACAGCGCGCGCTACATCCTCGGCCCCGTGTCCGTCGACGGCGCGAACATCGACGACGCGACGGTCTCGGCCGCGACCAACTCGCAGGGCCAGGCGACCGGCGGCTGGGGCGTCAACCTCGAGCTGAACGGCGAGGGCCCCGCGAACTTCGAGGCCGTCACCCGTGCCATCACCAACCTGCCTGAGCCGCAGAACCAGTTCGCGGTGGTGCTGGACGCCGCCGTGCTCATGCCCATCACATCGAACGCCATCATCACCGACGGCAACGCGCAGATCACCGGCGGCTTCGGCCAGGAGGACGCGCAGAGCCTCGCAGACCAGCTGCGCTTCGGCGCCCTGCCGGTGAGCTTCCAGGTGCAGTCCAACGAGACGATCTCTCCGACGCTCGGCGCCAGCCAGCTGCAGGCGGGCCTCATCGCGGGCCTCATCGGACTCCTGCTCGTCATCGGCTACTCGGTGTTCCAGTACCGCGCGCTCGGTGTCGTCGTGATCTTCTCGCTTGCAGTGGCCGCGGTGCTCAGCTACCTGGTGGTGACGTTCCTCTCGAGCACCGAGGGCTACCGCCTCTCGCTCGCCGGCATCGCGGGCCTCGTGATATCGATCGGCATCACCGCCGACTCGTTCATCGTCTACTTCGAGCGCATCCGAGACGAGCTGCGCGAGGGCAAGCACCTCACGACAGCCCTCGAGACGGGCTGGAAGCGCGCCTTCCGCACGATCCTGGTCTCGGATGCGGTGAGCTTCCTCGCCGCCGTGATCCTGTTCCTGCTCTCGGTCGGCAATGTGCGCGGCTTCGCCTACACGCTCGGCATCACGACCTTCATCGACATCATCGTGGTCGCCCTGTTCACGCATCCGCTGCTCCGTGTGCTCTCGCGCACGCGGTTCTTCTCCTCCGGCCATCCGCTGTCGGGGCTCGACCCCCAGGCGCTCGGCGCGGTCTACCGCGGCCGTGCCAAGTTCCGCGAGCCCGCGTTCGCAGGCAAGGGCGCCACGTCGGCCAAGGAGGCGCAGCGGCGCCAGACCATCGCGGAGCGCAAGGCCGCTGACGCGACGACCGGCAAGGAGTCCTGA
- the secF gene encoding protein translocase subunit SecF encodes MASLTTIGNELYTGERSVPVVPRRKLWFMVTATILIVLALGTVVRGGFVFGIEFTGGSEFRVSGLEQATTEGAAETVEAIVPDTEARVATIGPDTLRVQTDAVTEEQAAEIRGALAEQYGVETGDVAFSFIGPSWGQDVSRQALLALVVFLGLVSVVLAVYFRTWKMSIAALASLAFDLLVTAGVYGIIGFEVTPAAVIGFLTILGYSLYDTVVVFDKVRENTAPGSSGTMLGQINLAVNQTIVRSINTSIVATLPIASILFIGAFALGAGTLRDIALALFIGTIVGTWSSIFVAAPVYAQLRQNDDIGDVQLKQKRDQGAVV; translated from the coding sequence ATGGCATCGCTCACCACCATCGGCAACGAGCTCTACACCGGCGAGCGCTCGGTGCCCGTCGTGCCGCGACGCAAGCTGTGGTTCATGGTCACCGCGACCATCCTCATCGTGCTCGCGCTCGGCACCGTCGTCCGCGGCGGCTTCGTCTTCGGCATCGAGTTCACCGGCGGCAGCGAGTTCCGGGTCTCCGGGCTCGAGCAGGCCACGACCGAGGGCGCCGCAGAGACCGTCGAGGCCATCGTGCCGGACACGGAGGCGCGCGTCGCGACGATCGGCCCCGACACCCTGCGCGTGCAGACGGATGCGGTCACCGAGGAGCAGGCTGCAGAGATCCGCGGCGCGCTCGCCGAGCAGTACGGCGTCGAGACCGGCGACGTCGCCTTCTCGTTCATCGGGCCCTCGTGGGGTCAGGACGTCTCGCGTCAGGCGCTCCTCGCCCTCGTCGTCTTCCTCGGGCTCGTCTCCGTGGTGCTGGCCGTGTACTTCCGCACCTGGAAGATGTCGATCGCCGCGCTCGCGTCGCTCGCCTTCGACCTGCTGGTGACCGCGGGCGTCTACGGCATCATCGGCTTCGAGGTGACCCCTGCCGCGGTGATCGGCTTCCTGACCATCCTCGGCTACTCGCTCTATGACACGGTCGTCGTGTTCGACAAGGTGCGCGAGAACACCGCGCCCGGCTCCAGCGGCACGATGCTCGGCCAGATCAACCTGGCGGTCAACCAGACGATCGTGCGCTCGATCAACACCTCGATCGTCGCCACGCTGCCGATCGCGTCGATCCTGTTCATCGGTGCGTTCGCGCTCGGAGCCGGCACCCTGCGCGACATCGCGCTCGCACTGTTCATCGGCACGATCGTCGGCACCTGGTCGTCCATCTTCGTCGCCGCGCCTGTCTATGCTCAGCTGAGGCAGAACGACGACATCGGCGACGTGCAGCTCAAGCAGAAGCGCGACCAGGGGGCAGTGGTCTGA
- a CDS encoding bifunctional (p)ppGpp synthetase/guanosine-3',5'-bis(diphosphate) 3'-pyrophosphohydrolase, with protein sequence MSEVQPSGGFRTLLPFLFSRSHRAGAVDELIRSVKSQHPKADTGLIQRAYIIAEEAHRGQYRKSGEPYITHPVAVAQILADLGIGAITVAAALLHDTVEDTTYTLEQCRADFGDEIAMLVDGVTKLDKLKYGQSAQAETVRKMVVAMSKDIRVLVIKLADRLHNARTWGFVSDESAQRKARETIEIYAPLAHRLGIQTMKVELEDLSFAVLQPKVYLEIKNLVDARAPERERYLDEVVTALSEDMKAGRIRGRIAGRPKQYYSIYTKMQVRGHEFTDIYDLVGVRVIVASVRDCYAVLGAIHARWQPMPGRLKDYIATPKFNLYQSLHTTVIGPRGHHVEIQIRTEEMHRRAEFGVAAHWKYKQGAGGQVSSTDMAWLQHINDWQEETTDPGEFLDSLRFEIGAKELYVFSPKGKVVGLPAGATPVDFAYAVHTEVGHRTMGAKVNGRLVPLDTKLATGDVVEVLTSKNPDAGPSQDWQSFVTSPRARSKIRQWFQRERRDEAVEVGKEAIAKAMRRHDLPMQKLMGRDAFAQVAAQLKHEDVTALYAAVGEGHVSTQSVLEKVVAFIRAEEGTADDEPEPMLPTSRPSRPASSSSGVLVRGADDILVKLSKCCTPVPGDDIVGFVTRGQGVSVHQRNCPNVQSLLTEPERMIEVSWAAVSKGLFLVNIQVEALDRSALLSDITRVLSEHHVNILSASVHTGSDRLAISRFSFEMGDITHLDNVLNAARRIDGVYDVYRITTG encoded by the coding sequence ATGAGCGAGGTGCAGCCCTCCGGTGGCTTCCGCACGCTCCTGCCGTTCCTGTTCTCGCGCTCGCACCGCGCCGGTGCCGTCGACGAGCTGATCCGCTCCGTCAAGTCACAGCATCCGAAGGCCGACACCGGCCTCATCCAGCGGGCCTACATCATCGCCGAGGAAGCGCACCGAGGGCAGTACCGAAAGTCGGGCGAGCCCTACATCACGCATCCGGTCGCGGTCGCCCAGATCCTCGCCGACCTCGGCATCGGTGCGATCACGGTCGCTGCAGCGCTGCTCCACGACACGGTGGAGGACACCACCTACACGCTCGAGCAGTGCAGGGCTGACTTCGGCGACGAGATCGCGATGCTCGTCGACGGCGTCACGAAGCTGGACAAGCTGAAGTACGGCCAGAGCGCGCAGGCCGAGACGGTGCGCAAGATGGTCGTGGCGATGTCCAAGGACATCCGGGTGCTCGTGATCAAGCTCGCCGACCGGCTGCACAACGCCCGCACCTGGGGATTCGTCTCCGACGAGTCGGCGCAGCGCAAGGCTCGCGAGACGATCGAGATCTACGCGCCGCTCGCACATCGGCTCGGCATCCAGACGATGAAGGTCGAGCTCGAGGACCTCTCGTTCGCGGTGCTGCAGCCGAAGGTCTACCTCGAGATCAAGAACCTCGTCGACGCCAGGGCACCGGAGCGCGAGCGCTACCTCGACGAGGTCGTGACGGCGCTCAGCGAGGACATGAAGGCCGGCAGGATCCGCGGTCGCATCGCCGGCCGACCGAAGCAGTACTACTCGATCTACACGAAGATGCAGGTCCGCGGTCACGAGTTCACCGACATCTACGACCTCGTCGGCGTGCGCGTCATCGTCGCCTCGGTGCGCGACTGCTACGCGGTGCTGGGCGCCATCCACGCCCGCTGGCAGCCGATGCCCGGTCGCCTCAAGGACTACATCGCCACTCCGAAGTTCAACCTCTACCAGTCGCTGCACACGACCGTGATCGGCCCGCGCGGCCACCACGTCGAGATCCAGATCCGCACGGAGGAGATGCACCGGCGGGCCGAGTTCGGCGTCGCGGCCCACTGGAAGTACAAGCAGGGCGCTGGCGGCCAGGTGTCGTCGACCGACATGGCGTGGCTGCAGCACATCAACGACTGGCAGGAGGAGACCACCGACCCCGGCGAGTTCCTCGACTCCCTGCGCTTCGAGATCGGAGCGAAGGAGCTCTACGTCTTCTCGCCGAAGGGCAAGGTGGTCGGCCTGCCTGCGGGCGCGACGCCGGTCGACTTCGCCTACGCCGTCCACACCGAGGTCGGCCATCGGACGATGGGCGCGAAGGTCAACGGCCGGCTGGTGCCGCTCGACACGAAGCTCGCCACCGGCGACGTCGTCGAGGTGCTGACCTCGAAGAACCCGGATGCCGGGCCCAGCCAGGACTGGCAGTCGTTCGTCACCTCGCCCCGCGCGCGCAGCAAGATCCGCCAGTGGTTCCAGCGCGAGCGCCGCGATGAGGCGGTCGAGGTCGGCAAGGAGGCGATCGCGAAGGCGATGCGCCGGCACGACCTGCCGATGCAGAAGCTCATGGGGCGGGATGCCTTCGCCCAGGTCGCCGCGCAGCTCAAGCACGAGGACGTCACGGCGCTCTACGCGGCGGTCGGAGAGGGGCACGTCTCGACGCAGTCAGTGCTCGAGAAGGTCGTGGCCTTCATCCGCGCCGAGGAGGGCACGGCCGACGACGAGCCGGAGCCCATGCTCCCCACGTCTCGTCCCTCGCGTCCTGCCTCGAGCTCTTCCGGCGTGCTGGTGCGCGGCGCCGACGACATCCTCGTCAAGCTCTCGAAGTGCTGCACCCCGGTGCCGGGCGACGACATCGTCGGCTTCGTCACACGCGGCCAGGGCGTCAGCGTGCATCAGCGCAACTGCCCCAACGTGCAGAGCCTGCTCACGGAGCCGGAGCGCATGATCGAGGTCTCGTGGGCCGCGGTGTCGAAGGGCCTGTTCCTCGTGAACATCCAGGTCGAGGCGCTCGATCGATCTGCGCTGCTGAGCGACATCACCCGCGTGCTCAGCGAGCACCACGTGAACATCCTCTCCGCGAGCGTCCACACGGGCTCCGATCGGCTCGCGATCAGCCGCTTCTCGTTCGAGATGGGCGACATCACCCACCTCGACAACGTGCTGAACGCCGCACGCCGCATCGACGGCGTCTACGACGTGTACCGCATCACCACCGGCTGA
- a CDS encoding ROK family transcriptional regulator encodes MLMRTSEIFDLLRDGRGRTRSELSRESGLARSSVALHIETLIQVGYVTPVGDAASTGGRPASLFAFNPGARLVIGVDVGATHVIVELADLSGEGIAASRADIDVAEGPEAVLGWVEQAIRGLVGQQDRALEDVVAVGIGLPGPVEHATGMPISPPIMPGWHRFDVAGWLRQRLGCPVLVDNDVNIMALGEQRTAWPDTDDLVLVKIATGIGAGIISGGRLQRGARGTAGDLGHVRVPGSSAPCRCGNEGCLEAVAAGPAIAAKLRALGVEVSGTADVVALAAQGSVDAAQVLRAAGRDIGEVLATVVNLVNPSVIVVAGRLAGAAKELHAGISEVVYRRSLPLATEHLQIAASATKGDAGVRGAVVLAIEHALSPEVLDAELPSRSRSGQPVVMRYTS; translated from the coding sequence ATGCTCATGCGCACGAGCGAGATCTTCGACCTGCTCCGGGACGGTCGCGGTCGCACGCGCTCAGAGCTCTCGCGAGAGTCGGGCCTGGCGCGCTCCTCCGTGGCGCTGCACATCGAGACCCTCATACAGGTCGGCTATGTCACTCCGGTGGGCGACGCGGCCTCCACCGGAGGCCGCCCCGCCTCGCTCTTCGCGTTCAATCCGGGCGCGCGACTCGTCATCGGTGTCGACGTCGGTGCGACACATGTCATCGTCGAGCTCGCTGACCTCAGCGGAGAGGGCATCGCCGCCTCCCGCGCCGACATCGACGTGGCGGAGGGCCCGGAGGCGGTGCTCGGCTGGGTCGAGCAGGCGATCCGGGGCCTCGTCGGCCAGCAGGACCGCGCGCTCGAGGATGTCGTCGCCGTCGGCATCGGCCTGCCCGGCCCGGTCGAGCACGCGACCGGCATGCCCATCAGCCCCCCGATCATGCCCGGCTGGCATCGCTTCGACGTCGCCGGATGGCTGCGGCAACGGCTCGGATGCCCGGTGCTCGTCGACAACGACGTGAACATCATGGCGCTGGGAGAGCAGCGCACCGCGTGGCCCGACACCGACGATCTGGTGCTCGTCAAGATCGCCACCGGCATCGGTGCAGGCATCATCTCGGGCGGGCGCCTGCAGCGCGGCGCCCGCGGCACTGCAGGCGACCTCGGCCACGTGCGGGTGCCTGGCTCGAGCGCACCGTGCCGCTGCGGCAACGAGGGCTGCCTGGAGGCGGTCGCCGCCGGGCCCGCGATCGCGGCGAAGCTGCGCGCGCTGGGGGTCGAGGTCTCCGGCACCGCCGACGTCGTGGCGCTGGCCGCCCAGGGCTCCGTCGATGCCGCGCAGGTGCTGCGGGCTGCAGGGCGCGACATCGGCGAGGTGCTCGCCACCGTCGTCAATCTCGTCAACCCATCCGTGATCGTCGTCGCGGGCAGGCTCGCGGGCGCCGCGAAGGAGCTCCACGCCGGGATCAGCGAGGTGGTCTACCGCCGCTCGCTGCCGCTGGCCACCGAGCACCTGCAGATCGCTGCCAGTGCCACCAAGGGCGACGCTGGCGTGCGAGGCGCGGTCGTGCTGGCGATCGAGCACGCGCTCTCCCCCGAGGTGCTCGACGCAGAGCTGCCCTCGCGCAGCCGCTCGGGTCAGCCGGTGGTGATGCGGTACACGTCGTAG
- a CDS encoding sugar ABC transporter ATP-binding protein, producing the protein MTPPAVNREVVLRARGIVQSFLGTQVLHGVDLELRRGEVHGLVGENGAGKSTLMKILAGVHQPDEGTLELDGRSVSFSSPLHAQRAGIATVYQEFTLLVDRTIAENIWLGREPRRGPFVDRARMLRETRELLAAIGVPGLDPALPVRQLSVAEQQVVEIAKAVSLDARVISMDEPTAALADHEVALLTRIIGELTARGIAILYVSHRLREIFDLCTTVTVLKDGALVGSWPTADLDERTLVRRMVGRELSALFPHRVAGTEPGEPLLELEGAGNDFVDDVSLTVRAGEIVGIAGLQGAGRTELLHGIFGADPFTRGTMRVDARALRTRSPRQAVRAGLALITEDRKTQGLSLNLTVLQNALGVVRAVFPSRTAAARSAMPSALAELELVARGLDQEVQFLSGGNQQKVVLARWLAVAPRVVLLDEPTRGIDVGAKHGVYEVMRRLAASGVAILMVSSELPEVLGMSDRIVVMRDGQLVGELPSASTEEDVLALATGADEGVAA; encoded by the coding sequence ATGACACCTCCGGCAGTGAACCGCGAGGTCGTGCTGCGCGCACGCGGCATCGTGCAGTCGTTCCTGGGCACGCAGGTGCTGCACGGCGTGGACCTCGAGCTGCGTCGCGGTGAGGTGCACGGACTCGTCGGCGAGAACGGTGCCGGCAAGTCGACGCTCATGAAGATCCTCGCCGGCGTGCACCAGCCGGACGAGGGCACGCTCGAGCTCGACGGTCGCAGCGTGTCGTTCTCCTCACCGCTGCACGCCCAGCGGGCCGGCATCGCAACCGTGTACCAGGAGTTCACGCTGCTGGTGGATCGCACGATCGCCGAGAACATCTGGCTCGGGCGCGAGCCGCGCCGGGGCCCGTTCGTCGACCGCGCGCGCATGCTGCGCGAGACGCGCGAGCTGCTCGCCGCCATCGGTGTGCCGGGGCTCGACCCCGCCCTGCCCGTGCGCCAGCTCTCAGTCGCGGAGCAGCAGGTGGTGGAGATCGCGAAGGCGGTGAGCCTCGACGCACGGGTGATCTCGATGGATGAGCCGACCGCAGCGCTCGCCGATCACGAGGTCGCGCTGCTCACCCGCATCATCGGCGAGCTGACCGCTCGCGGCATCGCGATCCTGTACGTCTCGCACCGCCTGCGCGAGATCTTCGATCTCTGCACCACCGTCACGGTGCTCAAGGACGGGGCGCTGGTCGGCAGCTGGCCGACGGCCGATCTCGATGAGCGCACGCTGGTGCGCCGCATGGTCGGCCGGGAGCTCTCGGCATTGTTCCCCCATCGGGTGGCAGGCACCGAGCCGGGCGAGCCGCTGCTCGAGCTCGAGGGCGCAGGCAACGACTTCGTCGACGACGTCTCCCTCACGGTGCGCGCGGGCGAGATCGTGGGCATCGCGGGCCTGCAGGGAGCAGGCAGGACCGAGCTGCTGCACGGCATCTTCGGCGCCGACCCGTTCACGCGCGGCACGATGCGCGTCGATGCTCGAGCACTCCGCACACGGTCGCCGCGCCAGGCGGTGCGTGCGGGGCTCGCGCTCATCACCGAGGATCGCAAGACGCAGGGCCTCTCGCTCAATCTCACCGTGCTGCAGAACGCCCTCGGCGTGGTGCGGGCGGTCTTCCCCTCGCGCACCGCTGCGGCGCGCAGCGCCATGCCCAGCGCGCTCGCAGAGCTCGAGCTCGTCGCGCGCGGACTCGACCAGGAGGTGCAGTTCCTCTCTGGCGGCAACCAGCAGAAGGTCGTGCTCGCCAGGTGGCTCGCCGTGGCGCCGCGCGTCGTGCTGCTCGACGAGCCCACCCGGGGCATCGACGTGGGCGCGAAGCACGGGGTGTACGAGGTGATGCGCCGACTCGCTGCCTCCGGGGTCGCCATCCTGATGGTCTCGAGCGAGCTGCCGGAGGTGCTCGGCATGAGCGATCGCATCGTGGTGATGCGCGACGGCCAGCTGGTGGGCGAGCTGCCGAGCGCGTCGACCGAAGAGGACGTGCTGGCGCTGGCGACCGGCGCAGATGAGGGGGTCGCGGCATGA